Proteins co-encoded in one Prunus persica cultivar Lovell chromosome G6, Prunus_persica_NCBIv2, whole genome shotgun sequence genomic window:
- the LOC18774057 gene encoding uncharacterized protein LOC18774057: protein MDFQNQYQQADQMPKYECLLFDLDDTLYPLSSGMSKQCTKNIEEYMVQKLGIAETTVTQLNQVLYKNYGTSMAGLRAIGYNFDNDDYHSFVHGRLPYEVLRPDHVLRTLLLSLPYRKLIFSNGDKFHVAKTLSKLGLKDCFEGVICFETLNPISDNEDSKSTGCRNVFDHSCLFDAGSALPVTPVVCKPFANAYEQAFQKANINPQTTLFFDDSIRNIQAGKDMGLHTVLVGTSNRTKGVDYAIESIHNIREALPELWEINNKKGISRSFSGKLAMETSVTA, encoded by the exons ATGGATTTCCAAAACCAGTATCAGCAGGCTGATCAGATGCCAAAATATGAGTGTCTTCTCTTTG ATCTAGATGATACCCTTTATCCCTTGAGTTCTGGAATGTCTAAACAATGCACCAAGAATATTGAAG AATACATGGTTCAAAAACTAGGCATAGCGGAAACAACAGTCACTCAGCTTAATCAAGTGTTATACAAGAATTATGGGACATCAATGGCTGGTCTAAGG GCCATTGGTTATAACTTTGACAATGATGACTACCATAG TTTTGTTCATGGAAGATTGCCCTATGAGGTACTAAGACCTGACCATGTCCTTAGGACTCTGCTGCTGAGCCTGCCGTATCGAAAACTC ATTTTCTCAAATGGGGACAAGTTCCATGTGGCAAAAACTCTTAGCAAGCTTGGATTGAAAGACTGTTTTGAAGGAGTTATATGTTTTGAGACTCTGAATCCCATCAGTGATAATGAAGACTCAAAGTCCACAGGCTGCAGAAACGTTTTTGACCATTCTTGTTTATTTGATGCTGGATCAGCACTTCCAGTGACTCCAGTTGTTTGCAAACCATTTGCAAATGCATATGAACAAGCCTTTCAGAAAGCCAATATTAACCCTCAAACAACT CTCTTCTTTGATGATAGCATCCGCAACATACAGGCTGGAAAGGATATGGGTCTTCATACTGTATTG GTGGGCACTTCCAACAGAACAAAGGGTGTGGATTATGCAATAGAGAGCATCCACAATATCAGAGAAGCACTGCCAGAGCTTTGGGAAATCAATAATAAGAAAGGCATAAGCAGAAGCTTTTCTGGTAAGCTGGCAATGGAGACATCAGTGACTGCCTAA